The Cryptococcus depauperatus CBS 7841 chromosome 7, complete sequence genome window below encodes:
- a CDS encoding 2-isopropylmalate synthase produces MPMLSDPSKRYCPFKPAPLPNRTWPDKSHHRAPIWLSTDLRDGNQSLANPMTNQQKLRFFRHLVQIGFKEIEVAYPAASETDFQFVRDLIRKDEVPDDVWIQVLTPARADLIKKTFEAVAGLKNVIIHMLATDHTNLIRELAEQYAVSHGTNFRYEYSPETFSQTDTPYAIEVCEAVKKTWLAGINSVWADGRREERIIFNLPATVEISTPNCFADQVEMFCSRISERDKCIISLHTHNDRGCAVAAAELGVLAGADRIEGTILGNGERTGNVDLVTLALNYYSQGITPNLDFSDMYSVVDTVTECTGLPVHPRHPYAGELVFTAFSGSHQDAVKKGFEAQNTREKTGDKLWNMPYLPIDPADVGCTYEAVIRVNSQSGKGGIAYIVKSALSLDLPRRMQIAFYKVIQERSEVTGKEMTSKDITTAFRQTYHLGGSIYDGRLVLKSFAAVDLHSSKPNSATGTPDLSPGRSRSQTRMAPLNLLSDSIAESSPDRNLDGDLPSSSKRLTAKVIVDGKVYEISGKGNGPLSSFLNALQSDLGIVLSIREYTEHAVGAGSDVKAATYVELIPSTVDAKDKSQGGFWGVGVDVDITASGLKAVVSAANGFLSQQPIVVGEGLDKI; encoded by the exons ATGCCCATGCT TTCGGATCCCTCCAAGCGATACTGCCCCTTTAAACCAGCCCCTTTACCTAACCGTACTTGGCCGGACAAGAGTCATCACAGAGCACCCATCTGGCTCAGTACAGATCTAAGAGATGGGAACCAAAGCCTTGCCAATC CAATGACCAACCAGCAGAAGCTTCGTTTCTTCAGACATCTTGTGCAGATTGGATTCAAAGAAATAGAAGTGGCATATCCTGCTGCCTCTGAGACAGACTTTCAGTTTGTTCGCGACCTTATACGGAAGGATGAAGTTCCTGACGATGTATGGATACAA GTTCTGACTCCTGCTCGAGCTGATCTCATCAAGAAAACTTTTGAAGCTGTTGCTGGTCTAAAGAATGTCATAATCCATAT GCTTGCTACGGATCATACAAATTTGATAAGAGAGCTTGCCGAACAGTATGCCGTTTCGCATGGGACCAACTTCCGTTACGAATACTCGCCCGAAACATTCTCTCAAACAGACACCCCATACGCAATCGAAGTGTGCGAAGCGGTAAAAAAGACTTGGTTGGCTGGAATAAACAGCGTATGGGCAGATGGGCGCCGTGAAGAACGCATTATTTTCAATCTACCTGCCACAGTGGAGATATCTACCCCAAATTGCTTCGCAGACCAG GTCGAGATGTTTTGTAGCCGGATTTCTGAACGAGACAAGTGCATTATAAGTCTTCACACACATAACGACCGAG GTTGTGCAGTGGCTGCTGCTGAGCTTGGCGTTCTTGCTGGTGCTGATCGTATTGAAGGCACAATTCTTGGAAATGGCGAGCGTACCGGAAATGTTGACCTCGTCACTCTTGCGCTTAATTATTATTCTCAAGGTATTACTCCCAACCTTGATTTCTCCGACATGTACTCTGTTGTAGATACTGTCACTGAGTGTACTGGTCTCCCAGTCCATCCGCGGCATCCATATGCTGGAGAGCTCGTTTTTACCGCCTTTTCTGGCAGTCATCAAGATGCTGTTAAAAAAGGGTTTGAAGCCCAGAAcacaagagaaaaaacaGGAGACAAGCTCTGGAACATGCCTTATCTTCCTATTGATCCTGCCGATGTTGGATGCACTTATGAAGCTGTTATTCGAGTTAATTCACAATCTGGAAAGGGAGG TATTGCTTACATTGTCAAGTCGGCTCTCTCCCTAGATCTTCCACGACGAATGCAGATTGCGTTCTATAAGGTTATCCAAGAGCGCTCAGAGGTAACTGGCAAGGAAATGACATCGAAGGACATCACGACCGCTTTCCGTCAAACATATCACCTGGGTGGTTCCATATATGACGGTCGGCTCGTTCTCAAATCTTTTGCCGCAGTTGATTTGCATTCCTCAAAGCCTAATTCCGCTACTGGAACTCCTGATCTTTCTCCTGGTCGCTCTAGATCTCAAACGCGCATGGCCcctctcaatcttcttAGTGATAGTATAGCTGAGTCGAGCCCTGATCGTAACCTTGATGGTGATCTCCCTTCATCATCTAAGCGTCTTACGGCTAAGGTTATAGTTGATGGCAAGGTTTATGAAATATCTGGTAAGGGTAATGGCCCTCTCTCATCATTTCTCAATGCTTTGCAGAGTGACTTAGGGATTGTTCTCTCAATACGAGAATACACTGAGCACGCAGTTGGAGCTGGCTCTGACGTAAAAGCAGCTACTTATGTAGAACTTATCCCATCAACTGTGGATGCCAAAGACAAGTCCCAAGGAGGTTTTTGGGGTGTTGGTGTTGACGTTGACATCACTGCAAGCGGTCTCAAAGCTGTAGTCAGCGCTGCCAATGGATTTTTGAGCCAACAACCCATCGTTGTTGGGGAGGGTCTTGACAAAATTTAA